One region of Bacteroidota bacterium genomic DNA includes:
- a CDS encoding efflux RND transporter periplasmic adaptor subunit has protein sequence MKAPIFISCVLLLLITVSCTNKKGPQMPPPEIHVVETTSDTVPIKADFLGQTYGNFDISIRARVDGVLEGMYFKEGSRVKKGQLLYKIDPQPFEAEVAQALGQLAEAKTALVKAESDLNRIRPLAEINAVSQSELDGAVAQYGAAKASVDAAEASLRLARIKLGYSDIYSPINGVIGMSEAKVGDYVGKAPNPVVLNTVSQIDTILVRFSITEKEYLKFARHQMEDKKKSDMDASGKVNPGLQMILADGSTFSNRGWVDFANRNVDPTTGSLLLQASFPNQEKLLRPGQYAKVRGTIDIAEGVILIPQRCVMEYQGKYSVYVVDETNTVASRDINPGPTMGSFWLIQDGLKPGEKVVYEGQQKIKAGMKVNPVIQKIQIPEFE, from the coding sequence ATGAAAGCGCCGATCTTCATTTCCTGTGTGTTGCTTTTACTTATCACTGTTTCCTGCACAAATAAAAAGGGCCCTCAGATGCCGCCGCCGGAGATTCATGTTGTTGAAACCACTTCAGATACGGTTCCAATCAAAGCTGATTTTCTTGGACAAACCTACGGCAACTTTGATATTTCCATCCGGGCACGTGTTGATGGAGTTTTGGAAGGTATGTACTTCAAAGAAGGTTCCAGGGTGAAAAAGGGGCAACTTTTATACAAAATTGACCCTCAGCCTTTTGAAGCGGAAGTAGCCCAGGCTTTGGGTCAGCTTGCCGAAGCTAAGACAGCCCTGGTAAAGGCCGAGAGCGACCTGAACCGCATCAGGCCGCTGGCAGAGATCAATGCCGTGAGTCAGAGCGAACTTGACGGGGCCGTTGCCCAGTATGGCGCTGCGAAAGCCTCCGTTGATGCCGCAGAGGCAAGTTTGCGTCTGGCCAGGATAAAGCTTGGATACAGTGATATATATTCACCCATCAACGGTGTCATCGGTATGTCGGAAGCAAAAGTCGGAGATTATGTTGGTAAAGCGCCCAATCCTGTTGTACTGAATACAGTTTCTCAGATTGATACCATCCTGGTTCGTTTTTCTATCACTGAAAAAGAATATCTGAAGTTTGCCAGGCACCAGATGGAAGATAAAAAAAAGTCTGACATGGATGCTTCCGGCAAGGTTAATCCCGGGCTGCAAATGATACTTGCCGATGGTAGTACATTCAGCAACCGGGGATGGGTGGATTTTGCAAACAGAAACGTCGACCCCACAACCGGCTCATTGTTGTTGCAGGCTTCATTCCCTAACCAGGAAAAGCTATTGCGGCCCGGACAATATGCCAAGGTAAGAGGTACGATTGATATTGCGGAAGGTGTGATCCTTATACCGCAGCGCTGCGTTATGGAATATCAGGGTAAGTATAGTGTTTACGTTGTTGACGAAACCAATACAGTGGCAAGCAGGGATATAAATCCCGGTCCCACGATGGGTAGCTTCTGGCTCATCCAAGATGGCCTCAAGCCGGGGGAGAAAGTTGTTTACGAAGGTCAACAAAAGATCAAGGCCGGCATGAAAGTCAATCCGGTTATCCAGAAAATCCAGATTCCTGAATTCGAATAA
- a CDS encoding DUF4838 domain-containing protein yields MRLPFYKGYVFIPLLCFFLSQACSEKKGICITGNDYPIIISADADSVTQKSALALAEYIFRISGERPEIITGSMNTNTPAIFIGRGEHTASFTDEVTFNGLGSDGFLIKTLDQDLLIAGNTPEGTRNAVYGFLEDYLGCRMYTPDAMYVPEMESIELPSIDDRQVPVFTFRELNYQWPMTSREYRQWHKLDKKSDPEAAWGHLWVHTFDDLVPAEKYFEQHPEYFTEIDGDRIPGGQLCLSNPEVLEVLTANLQKVMDSLPEKTFWSVSQNDNYLVCQCEECKKLDELYGGPSGTLIHFVNNVARRFPDKVISTLAYQYTRSAPENIVPDENVNIMLCSIECDRSKPISEEKGDQTFLKDLQDWGKLTDNIMIWDYVVQFRNLLSPFPNFHVLQPNLVLFADNNAFMMFQQGCGNNVGEFSDLRTYIIARLLWDPDRDVQEIIRDFTDGYYGKAAPYIRDYIQKMHTALLRSGKTLYIYGYPYDAIDGYLSPLLIREYTGLFDKAEEAVLNDPVLMQRVKTARLPLEYAILEISMRNVDEELSFFLETEEGWKPNPEMKERLEKFTNQAKLSGVTRYEEGGKYPDEYHKAMLHYVENSMKNPLGLGKPVTLLTEHSEIYPVGGAKALTDGLIGTLDFHFNWLGFHGEDMEAIIDLGEKQRISLVRASFLQEVKSWIFLPQEVSLYVSPDNQTWEFLQSLNNRAPEKQDDIFTEEFSFQTGQADARYIRIIARSMKQCPSWHIGAGGKSWIFCDEVIVE; encoded by the coding sequence ATGAGATTACCTTTCTATAAAGGCTATGTTTTTATTCCTCTTTTATGCTTTTTCCTGTCTCAGGCATGCAGTGAGAAAAAGGGAATCTGCATAACAGGGAATGACTACCCAATCATTATTTCTGCGGATGCGGATTCCGTTACTCAAAAATCTGCACTGGCCCTTGCAGAATATATTTTCAGGATAAGCGGTGAAAGACCGGAAATAATCACCGGCAGCATGAATACAAACACTCCTGCCATATTTATTGGGAGAGGAGAACATACGGCATCATTTACAGATGAGGTGACTTTTAATGGTTTAGGCTCAGATGGATTCCTGATAAAAACCCTGGACCAGGATCTGTTGATTGCCGGAAATACCCCGGAGGGTACCCGCAATGCTGTTTATGGTTTCCTGGAAGACTACCTCGGCTGCAGAATGTATACCCCCGATGCCATGTATGTTCCTGAAATGGAATCTATTGAACTCCCCTCCATTGATGACAGGCAGGTGCCTGTCTTCACTTTTCGTGAGCTTAATTACCAATGGCCCATGACCAGCCGGGAGTACCGTCAATGGCATAAACTCGATAAAAAATCCGATCCTGAAGCAGCCTGGGGACATTTGTGGGTGCATACCTTTGATGATCTTGTTCCTGCTGAAAAATACTTTGAACAACACCCGGAATACTTTACCGAGATCGATGGCGACAGGATACCGGGAGGCCAGCTTTGCCTTAGTAACCCGGAGGTACTGGAGGTGCTGACCGCTAACCTGCAAAAAGTAATGGATAGTCTGCCGGAGAAAACGTTCTGGTCGGTTTCACAAAACGATAATTATCTGGTCTGCCAGTGCGAGGAATGTAAAAAACTGGATGAGCTGTACGGAGGTCCTTCCGGCACCCTGATCCATTTTGTGAATAACGTGGCAAGACGTTTTCCCGATAAGGTGATATCCACCCTTGCATACCAGTATACACGTTCTGCACCGGAAAACATTGTTCCTGACGAAAACGTCAACATCATGCTTTGCAGCATCGAATGTGACCGGAGCAAACCGATTTCGGAGGAAAAGGGAGATCAGACTTTCCTGAAGGATTTGCAGGATTGGGGTAAACTGACTGATAATATTATGATATGGGATTATGTGGTCCAATTCCGGAATTTGCTCAGCCCCTTCCCGAATTTTCATGTACTTCAGCCTAACCTGGTGCTTTTTGCCGATAACAATGCCTTTATGATGTTTCAGCAGGGCTGCGGAAATAATGTAGGCGAATTCAGCGATCTGCGTACCTATATTATTGCCAGGCTGTTGTGGGATCCAGACAGGGATGTACAGGAGATCATCCGCGACTTTACCGATGGCTATTATGGCAAGGCGGCACCCTATATCCGGGATTATATCCAGAAAATGCACACTGCCCTGCTCCGATCGGGTAAAACACTGTATATTTATGGTTATCCATATGATGCCATCGACGGGTACCTCTCTCCGCTCCTGATCAGGGAATACACCGGATTATTCGATAAGGCAGAAGAAGCGGTGCTGAATGATCCGGTATTGATGCAAAGGGTTAAAACAGCACGTTTGCCCCTTGAGTATGCCATACTGGAAATCTCCATGCGAAATGTGGATGAAGAGCTGAGTTTTTTCCTGGAAACGGAAGAAGGATGGAAACCCAACCCGGAAATGAAGGAAAGGCTGGAAAAATTTACCAACCAGGCTAAGCTTTCAGGAGTAACGCGTTACGAAGAAGGAGGCAAATATCCTGATGAGTATCACAAAGCTATGCTTCATTATGTTGAGAACAGCATGAAAAACCCGCTGGGATTAGGTAAACCGGTGACCCTCCTGACCGAGCACAGCGAAATCTATCCTGTCGGAGGCGCTAAAGCCCTTACGGATGGGTTGATCGGCACCCTCGATTTTCATTTTAACTGGCTGGGGTTTCATGGGGAAGATATGGAGGCGATCATTGATCTTGGAGAAAAGCAAAGGATTAGCCTGGTAAGAGCCTCCTTCCTCCAGGAAGTGAAATCGTGGATCTTTCTGCCACAGGAGGTTTCTTTATATGTATCGCCCGACAACCAAACCTGGGAGTTTTTGCAAAGCCTGAATAACCGTGCACCGGAAAAACAGGATGATATTTTTACGGAAGAATTCAGTTTTCAAACAGGACAGGCGGATGCCAGATATATCAGGATCATAGCCAGATCAATGAAACAATGTCCTTCCTGGCATATAGGTGCAGGGGGGAAGTCGTGGATTTTCTGCGATGAGGTAATTGTTGAATGA
- a CDS encoding GxxExxY protein yields the protein MDINYLSGLIVKKCLKIHKGIGPGLFESVYEEILAVELTSEGLLVEQQKVLPVYWEGLLIKNGFKADLIVEDLIIVEIKSVDLLAPVHKKQLITYLKISGYKLGLLVNFNVDLIKNGIHRIVNNL from the coding sequence ATGGATATTAATTATTTATCAGGCCTAATTGTAAAAAAATGCTTAAAGATCCATAAAGGAATAGGGCCTGGATTGTTCGAGTCAGTTTATGAAGAAATACTGGCGGTGGAGCTAACAAGTGAAGGACTTCTGGTAGAGCAACAGAAAGTCTTGCCTGTTTATTGGGAAGGTTTATTGATTAAAAATGGGTTCAAAGCTGATCTAATAGTGGAAGACCTTATTATCGTTGAAATAAAATCTGTTGATTTATTGGCACCTGTTCATAAAAAACAGCTCATTACATACTTAAAAATCTCAGGTTATAAACTCGGATTGCTGGTAAATTTCAATGTTGATTTGATTAAAAATGGAATTCATAGGATTGTAAATAATCTTTGA